From Triticum urartu cultivar G1812 chromosome 2, Tu2.1, whole genome shotgun sequence, a single genomic window includes:
- the LOC125539337 gene encoding protein CHROMATIN REMODELING 19-like, translating to MRRDFEEISDDEWSNHSFKPSRVLKRPHRSPQPLARPPPPIDSFRYDPKSSSAVGASNGAAVVLSDDDDDFDLGKSAKARRAESSSRVVKRPQHKSPPRRATPSTQSSRHNPKPSKAAILAALSDDDFVPEDDLDPEDDDFDLPASRRSRPRPSTGRRLATAIDLSEEEEDLDLAFEDSDIADDDSDLADDDSDHPAPRSSRPRRTTGRRFVIEDDDDSDGSVAAAVVEVGDEEEDDGVNWSELENEDDEDGDYNGQSSVKAEEVEGDVVGKALRRCSRISVDLRQELYGSSARNCESYAETDASTVRIVTQEDVDAACTSEDMEFNPVLKPYQLVGVNFLLLLHQKGIGGAILADEMGLGKTVQAVTYLNLLQHLYDDPGPHLIVCPASVLENWERELKKWCPSFSIIMFHGAGRTAFSKELSSLGKAGCPAPFNVLLVGYSLFERRSAQQKDDRKALKRWKWSCVLMDEAHVLKDKGSFRWKNLMAVAQHARQRLMLTGTPLQNDLHELWSLLEFMMPDIFATGEVDLKKLLNSEDHELISRIKSILGPFILRRLKSDVMQQLVPKTQHVNFVSMGSEQLKAYNGAANEYRAICEARTAKSSGQYPQNVVGLIPKRQISNYFMQLRKIANHPLLIRRIYSDKDVDRIARLTYPKGAFGFECSLDRAIQALKNYNDFAIHQLLITHGDAGTKGALKDEHVFASAKCQALAELLPSLANNGHRVLIFSQWTTMLDILEWALEVIGITYRRLDGGTPVIERQTIVDTFNNDLSINACLLSTRAGGQGLNLIGADTVIIHDMDFNPQMDRQAEDRCHRIGQQKPVTIYRLVTKESVDESIYAIARRKLVLDAAVLQSGADLDDRTDVPEQTMGEILASLLLV from the exons aTGCGGCGGGACTTCGAGGAGATCTCCGACGACGAGTGGTCGAACCACTCCTTCAAGCCCTCCCGGGTCCTCAAGCGCCCCCACCGGAGCCCTCAGCCGCTCGCGCGGCCTCCCCCTCCCATCGATTCGTTCCGCTACGACCCCAAGTCTTCCTCCGCCGTCGGCGCCAGCAACGGCGCCGCCGTCGTCCTctccgacgacgacgacgacttCGACCTGGGGAAAAGCGCCAAGGCGCGCCGCGCCGAGAGTAGCTCGCGCGTGGTCAAGCGTCCCCAGCACAAAAGCCCGCCTAGGCGGGCCACGCCATCCACCCAGTCCTCCCGGCACAACCCTAAACCCTCCAAGGCCGCCATCCTCGCGGCGCTCTCCGACGACGACTTCGTCCCCGAAGACGACTTGGACCCTGAAGACGACGATTTCGACCTCCCCGCTTCGAGGAGATCGCGGCCGCGCCCTTCCACTGGTCGACGGCTGGCAACAGCCATCGACCTCTCCGAGGAAGAGGAAGATTTGGACCTCGCATTTGAGGACTCCGACATCGCCGATGATGACTCTGACCTCGCAGATGATGATTCCGACCACCCTGCTCCGAGGTCATCACGGCCGCGCCGCACCACTGGTCGCCGATTCGTGATCGAGGACGATGATGACAGTGATGGCTCTGTGGCTGCTGCTGTGGTGGAGGTAGGagatgaagaagaggatgatgggGTGAACTGGTCGGAGTTGGAGAACGAGGATGATGAAGATGGGGACTACAATGGGCAGAGTAGTGTGAAGGCAGAGGAGGTGGAAGGGGATGTGGTAGGGAAGGCATTGCGCAGGTGCTCACGGATTTCGGTTGATCTGAGGCAGGAGCTGTATGGTTCTTCAGCACGGAATTGCGAAAGTTATGCTGAGACAGATGCCTCCACCGTCCGGATTGTCACTCAG GAAGATGTGGATGCCGCATGCACAAGCGAGGACATGGAATTCAACCCGGTGCTGAAACCATACCAGCTTGTGGGGGTCAATTTCCTTCTACTGTTGCATCAGAAAGGCATCGGCGGAG CAATTTTGGCTGATGAAATGGGTCTCGGCAAGACAGTCCAG GCTGTGACTTACCTTAATCTCTTGCAACATCTATATGATGACCCGGGTCCACACCTGATAGTTTGCCCAGCTTCAGTGTTGGAAAATTGGGAAAGGGAACTTAAGAAGTGGTGTCCTTCGTTTTCGATCATCATGTTTCATGGTGCTGGAAGGACTGCCTTCTCAAAGGAGTTAAGTTCCTTAGGCAAAGCAGGATGTCCAGCTCCATTTAATGTCCTACTTGTTGGCTACTCGCTCTTCGAAAGACGGAG TGCTCAACAAAAGGATGACCGCAAGGCACTCAAAAGATGGAAATGGAGTTGTGTATTGATGGACGAAGCACACGTGCTGAAAGATAAGGGCAGCTTCCGATGGAAAAACCTTATGGCTGTTGCACAACATGCTCGTCAGCGGCTAATGCTGACGGGAACTCCACTTCAAAATGATTTGCAT GAGCTATGGTCATTGTTGGAGTTCATGATGCCTGATATATTTGCCACAGGAGAAGTTGATCTCAAGAAGCTATTGAATTCAGAAGACCATGAGTTAATTTCACGTATAAAGTCCATCTTAGGGCCATTCATCCTTAGGCGCTTGAAGTCGGATGTTATGCAGCAACTTGTCCCGAAGACGCAACAT GTTAACTTTGTCTCCATGGGATCAGAGCAGCTTAAAGCTTATAATGGAGCCGCAAATGAGTACCGTGCCATTTGTGAGGCTCGTACTGCAAAATCTTCTGGCCAATATCCTCAAAATGTTGTTGGATTAATTCCAAAGCGTCAAATATCAAACTATTTTATGCAGTTGCGTAAG ATTGCCAATCACCCTTTGCTTATAAGGCGCATTTACAGCGACAAAGATGTTGATCGAATCGCAAGGTTGACGTATCCTAAAGGCGCATTTGGCTTTGAATGTTCCTTGGACAGAGCAATCCAAGCGCTAAAGAACTACAATGATTTTGCTATCCACCAA TTGTTGATTACACATGGTGATGCTGGTACAAAGGGTGCCCTAAAAGACGAGCATGTATTTGCATCGGCGAAATGTCAG GCCTTAGCAGAGCTTCTACCTTCTTTAGCAAATAATGGTCACCGAGTTCTTATATTCAGCCAGTGGACCACAATGCTTGATATCCTTGAATGGGCACTGGAAGTAATAGGAATTACATACAGGCGTCTCGATGGAGG CACCCCAGTAATAGAAAGGCAGACTATAGTGGACACTTTCAACAATGATCTTTCGATAAATgcatgtttgctttcaactagagCTGGAGGTCAGGGGCTGAATCTAATAGGAGCTGATACAGTCATAATACATGACATGGATTTTAACCCTCAGATGGACCGGCAAGCTGAAGATCGTTGCCATCGCATTGGACAGCAGAAACCTGTCACTATCTATAG GTTAGTGACAAAGGAATCAGTTGATGAAAGCATATACGCAATTGCAAGGAGAAAGCTAGTACTGGATGCTGCTGTTCTTCAGTCTGGAGCAGACTTAGATGATAGAACTGATGTACCTGAGCAGACAATGGGAGAGATTCTGGCATCTCTTCTTCTGGTGTGA